A portion of the Ralstonia nicotianae genome contains these proteins:
- a CDS encoding glucokinase, with product MSIGLHEVGVGSMDDVTAYPRLVGDVGGTNARFALEMAPMRLAHIGVLAGDDYPSLEAAMRAYLAALPPEIAAAGVRHAAIGIANPVLGDQIRMTNRDWAFSTEAMRQSLGFDTFVVLNDFAALAHALPYLGADELEQVGGSTCVADAPRALLGPGTGLGVASLLPTQAGRFIAVAGEGGHVAFAPMNDEEVVIWRFARERFGHVSAERLISGMGLELIYEALGACFDLWQQGPAVRRAADITAIALGEMEDTAGDHARCRYAVDTFCAMLGTVAANLAVTLGARGGVYIGGGIVPRLGAAFANSPFRRRFEDKGRFSGYVAAMPVYVIHAPYPGLIGLCAAMDHAVASGH from the coding sequence ATGTCTATTGGTCTGCATGAAGTCGGCGTGGGCAGCATGGACGATGTGACGGCCTACCCGCGCCTGGTCGGGGATGTCGGCGGGACCAACGCGCGCTTCGCGCTGGAGATGGCGCCGATGCGGCTGGCCCATATCGGCGTGCTGGCCGGCGACGACTACCCGTCGCTGGAAGCGGCCATGCGCGCCTATCTCGCCGCGCTGCCGCCGGAGATCGCCGCGGCGGGCGTGCGGCATGCGGCCATCGGCATCGCCAATCCGGTGCTGGGCGACCAGATCCGCATGACCAACCGCGACTGGGCGTTTTCCACCGAGGCGATGCGCCAGTCGCTGGGCTTCGATACCTTCGTCGTGCTCAACGATTTCGCCGCGCTGGCGCACGCGCTGCCCTACCTGGGCGCCGACGAGCTGGAACAGGTGGGCGGCAGCACCTGCGTGGCCGACGCGCCGCGCGCGCTGCTGGGGCCGGGCACGGGCCTGGGCGTGGCGTCGCTGCTGCCGACGCAGGCAGGGCGCTTCATCGCCGTCGCGGGCGAGGGGGGCCACGTCGCGTTTGCGCCGATGAACGACGAGGAAGTCGTCATCTGGCGCTTCGCGCGCGAGCGCTTCGGCCATGTCTCGGCCGAGCGGCTGATCTCGGGCATGGGGCTGGAGCTGATCTACGAGGCGCTCGGCGCGTGCTTCGACCTGTGGCAGCAGGGCCCCGCCGTGCGCCGCGCCGCCGACATCACCGCCATCGCCCTGGGCGAAATGGAAGACACCGCGGGCGATCACGCCCGCTGCCGCTACGCCGTCGATACGTTCTGCGCCATGCTCGGCACCGTGGCGGCCAACCTGGCGGTCACGCTGGGCGCGCGGGGCGGGGTCTATATCGGCGGCGGCATCGTGCCGCGACTGGGCGCCGCCTTCGCCAATTCACCGTTCCGGCGGCGGTTCGAAGACAAGGGCCGCTTCTCCGGCTATGTGGCGGCGATGCCGGTGTACGTCATCCATGCGCCGTACCCGGGGCTGATCGGCCTGTGCGCGGCGATGGATCACGCCGTGGCCAGCGGCCACTGA
- the pgl gene encoding 6-phosphogluconolactonase, producing the protein MTLRWHAMPDAQAQTEQLADALADALARQIQAQGSVCLAVSGGRSPIPLFAALRARPLRWEAVSITLVDERAVPPDHPDSNARLVREHLLRDAAAAARFFPLVLSPHVHGGSIDVDACIATANDPFQQPDVALLGMGDDGHTASLFPDAPELALGIDRAQRPAYLPVRPGAAPYRRISLNLSALCAARALFLAIGGAAKRSVFDQAAQGTARQALPVSYVIHQREVPLDVYWSA; encoded by the coding sequence ATGACCCTGCGCTGGCACGCCATGCCCGATGCCCAGGCCCAGACGGAACAGCTGGCCGATGCGCTCGCCGATGCGCTGGCGCGGCAGATCCAGGCCCAGGGCAGCGTGTGCCTGGCGGTATCGGGCGGGCGTTCGCCGATTCCGTTGTTTGCCGCGCTGCGCGCGCGGCCGCTGCGCTGGGAGGCGGTGTCGATCACGCTGGTCGACGAGCGCGCCGTGCCGCCCGATCATCCGGACAGCAACGCGCGCCTGGTGCGCGAGCACCTGCTGCGGGATGCCGCCGCCGCCGCGCGGTTCTTCCCGCTGGTGCTGTCGCCGCACGTGCATGGTGGCTCGATCGATGTCGATGCCTGCATCGCCACCGCCAACGATCCGTTCCAGCAGCCCGACGTGGCCCTCCTCGGCATGGGCGACGACGGGCATACGGCTTCGCTGTTTCCCGATGCGCCGGAGCTGGCGCTCGGCATCGACCGCGCGCAGCGGCCCGCTTACCTGCCGGTGCGCCCCGGCGCGGCGCCGTACCGCCGCATCAGCCTGAACCTGTCGGCGCTGTGCGCGGCGCGCGCGCTGTTTCTCGCCATCGGCGGGGCGGCCAAGCGGTCGGTGTTCGACCAGGCCGCGCAGGGCACGGCGCGGCAGGCGCTGCCGGTCAGCTACGTCATTCATCAGCGGGAGGTGCCGCTCGATGTCTATTGGTCTGCATGA
- the zwf gene encoding glucose-6-phosphate dehydrogenase → MSVPAFDMVLFGGTGDLARRKLIPALFDAHQGGELHSRGRIFAIGTQPLETAGYLALLEREVRPTMRLYSGAPVSDDAWASFVARIVYQQVDARKPEQFDALAAALGENRAPVTVCYLATAPGIFVDICAQLARVGLNTPNVRLVLEKPLGTDLASNERINSAVAEFFAEDQIYRIDHYLGKESVQNLMAIRFGNALFEPLWRREWIKDVQITIAEQLGVEKRGDFYDGVGALRDMVQNHLLQLVCIVAMEPPASLSQDAIRDEKLKILKALKPIPLQEVPEKTVRGQYLEGAIAGQPVQGYLAEHGIPQDSRTETFVAIKAEIANWRWAGVPFYLRTGKRMPQRLAEIVVRFHDVPHALFPKPLVQFPENRLVIRLQPEESIRLQFLTKTPGAALGLQPSTLDLDFTNHGGVRHAGAYERLLMDAVNGQLGLFVRRDEQAEAWRWVEPIIEAWNQARTPPKGYTAGSWGPAASSALLSRDAAAWHEEM, encoded by the coding sequence ATGTCGGTGCCCGCATTCGACATGGTGTTGTTTGGCGGTACGGGTGATCTGGCCCGCCGCAAGCTGATTCCGGCCTTGTTCGATGCGCACCAGGGGGGCGAGCTCCATTCGCGCGGGCGGATCTTTGCCATCGGCACCCAGCCGCTGGAGACCGCCGGTTACCTGGCCCTGCTCGAGCGGGAGGTGCGCCCCACCATGCGCCTGTATTCCGGCGCGCCCGTGTCGGACGATGCCTGGGCCTCTTTCGTCGCCCGCATCGTCTACCAGCAGGTCGATGCGCGCAAGCCGGAACAGTTCGATGCCCTGGCCGCCGCGCTGGGCGAGAACCGCGCCCCGGTCACCGTGTGCTACCTGGCCACCGCGCCCGGCATTTTCGTCGACATCTGCGCGCAGCTTGCCCGCGTCGGCCTGAACACGCCCAACGTGCGGTTGGTGCTCGAGAAGCCGCTGGGCACCGACCTGGCCTCCAACGAGCGCATCAATTCGGCCGTGGCCGAGTTCTTTGCCGAAGACCAGATCTACCGGATCGACCACTACCTCGGCAAGGAGTCGGTGCAGAACCTGATGGCGATCCGCTTCGGCAACGCGCTGTTCGAGCCGCTGTGGCGCCGCGAGTGGATCAAGGACGTGCAGATCACCATCGCCGAGCAGCTCGGCGTGGAGAAGCGCGGCGACTTCTACGACGGCGTCGGCGCCCTGCGCGATATGGTGCAGAACCACCTGCTGCAGCTGGTGTGCATCGTCGCCATGGAGCCGCCTGCCAGCCTGTCGCAGGACGCCATCCGTGACGAGAAGCTGAAGATCCTCAAGGCGCTCAAGCCGATCCCGCTGCAGGAGGTGCCCGAGAAGACCGTGCGCGGCCAGTATCTGGAGGGCGCCATCGCCGGGCAGCCGGTGCAGGGCTACCTGGCCGAGCACGGCATTCCGCAAGACAGCCGCACCGAGACCTTCGTCGCCATCAAGGCCGAGATCGCCAACTGGCGCTGGGCCGGCGTGCCGTTCTACCTGCGCACCGGCAAGCGCATGCCGCAGCGGCTGGCGGAGATCGTGGTGCGTTTTCATGACGTGCCGCACGCGCTGTTTCCCAAGCCGCTGGTCCAGTTTCCCGAGAACCGCCTGGTGATCCGCCTGCAGCCGGAGGAAAGCATCCGCCTGCAGTTCCTGACCAAAACGCCGGGCGCGGCACTGGGCCTGCAGCCGTCCACGCTGGACCTGGACTTCACCAACCACGGCGGCGTGCGCCACGCCGGCGCCTACGAGCGCCTGCTGATGGACGCCGTCAACGGCCAGCTCGGCCTGTTCGTGCGCCGCGACGAGCAGGCCGAGGCCTGGCGCTGGGTCGAGCCCATCATCGAGGCATGGAACCAGGCCCGCACGCCGCCCAAGGGCTACACGGCGGGCAGCTGGGGGCCGGCCGCTTCCAGCGCGCTGCTCTCACGCGATGCCGCTGCCTGGCACGAGGAGATGTGA